Part of the Chitinophagales bacterium genome is shown below.
TGAAAATAGGGAGACGCTTGCGGAAAATTTTCCTGCCGACTATATTGCCGAAGGAGTTGATCAGACCCGCGGCTGGTTTTTCACCCTGCATGTAATTGCTGTAATGCTCTTTGATTCGGTGGCATTCAAAAATGTAATAGCGAATGGACTGGTGCTCGATAAGTTCGGCAACAAAATGTCGAAACGGCTGGGCAATATCGTAGAACCATTTGAAACACTGAGTCAGTATGGCGCAGATGCCACGCGCTGGTACCTCATCAGCAATGCGCAACCGTGGGATAACCTGAAGTTTGACAGCAATGGCATTGATGAGGTTCGCAGAAAGCTGTTTGGCACACTCTATAATACGTATGCCTTCTTTGCACTCTATGCCAATATAGACGGGTTTACCTACCGGGAAGAAGAGGTTCCCGTAGCGGAAAGGCCGGAAATTGATCGCTGGATACTTTCCTTATTAAACTCGCTGGTGAAAGAAACGGAATCGGCCTATGAAGATTATGAACCGACTAAGGCTGCAAGGGCCATACAGACTTTCGTTGATGAACACCTGAGTAACTGGTATGTCAGGCTTTGCCGGCGCCGCTTCTGGAAAGGAGATTATGAGGCAGATAAGATTGCGGCATATCAGACACTTTATACCTGCCTGGAAACACTTACGCAACTCATGTCATCGGTATCGCCGTTTTTCACCGACTGGCTGTTCAGAAACCTCAACCTTGTTACCGGCAGAATGGCTGAACCATCCGTTCACCTCACCGCATTTCCAGCCTTCCGGGCACACCTCGTTGATAAGCAGCTGGAAGAACGGATGCAACTGGCACAGCATATCTCTTCCCTCGTTTTATCGCTTCGAAAAAAGGTGAATATCAAGGTTCGACAGCCATTGAGCAGGATAATGATCCCCTATTCCGGTGATGCATTCAGGGCACAGATGCTCAGAGTCAGGGAACTGATCTTGTCGGAAGTGAATGTCAAGGAGCTCGACTTTGTAACAGATACCTCAGGACTTGTCACCAAAAAGGTAAAACCCAATTTCAAGTTGCTGGGAGCACGCCTCGGAAAGAAGATGAAAGCCGTAAGCGAACAATTACTGACGCTCCATCAGGATCAGATACAGATGCTGGAATTGGAAGGGTTTGTAGAATTAATACTTGATAATGAAGCTGTTGTGGTTAATCTTGCCGAAGTGGAAGTGATTTCAGAAGATATTCCTGGCTGGCAGGTTGCCAATCAGAATGACCTCACGGTGGCACTGGATGTAACGATCACTCCGGCATTGCAGGAAGAAGGACATGCCCGCGAACTGGTAAACAAAATCCAGAAAATAAGGAAAGATATGGGCCTGAGCGTCACCGACCGGATCACTGTTTCCATCAGGCAAAGCGAGGCAATAAATTCGGCTGTAATGAATTTTAAAAACTATATTTGCGCCGAAATTTTAGCCGATACTTTAGAATTGGTTGATTCACTGACAGATGCAACATTCATTGAGGTGAACGATTTTCAGGTGGAGGTAATTGTCAAACAAAAAAAGTGAACGTGAACATGGCAAAGAGCATAAAAAAGGTTGCCCCCAAGCCCGCGAAGAAGTCAGCCGCCACCAAGAAAAAACCTGTTGCCAAAAAAGTGGTAAAACCAGCACCTAAAAAATCGAAACCTGCTGTTGCTTCTAAGAAACAGGCAAAACCGGCAAAAGCTGCCACAAAGCACGTTTCCAAAGCGGTAAAAAAGGCAACTTCTAAACCATTGATAAAGAAGGTAGTAAAAACCACCCCAGCAAAGAAAGTGGTAAAACCCGAGGCGAAAAAAGTTGTAAAGGCAGAAATCAAACCTGTAATCAAACCGACAGCAAAAGTAACGCCGCAGGTACATGGCAAAGATGTGGTTAAGCCGATCGTGAGAAAAACCATTCAGCCTGCAAAAAAGAAAGAACCGGAATTGAGAACACGCTATAGCGATGATGAACTGGAAGAGTTCAGACTGTTGATCCTTGATAAACTGGATGCAGCAAAAAAGGAACTGAAGTACCTGCAGGACCAGATTAACCGCAAGGATGACAACGGTACAGACGACACTGAAAATAAGTTTGCTTCCGCCGATGACGGCTCCAGCAGTATGGAGCGTGAATATCTTAACCAGATGGCGGCGCGCCAGATCATGTATCTTGATCATCTTGACAAGGCGCTGGTACGCATACAAAACAAGACCTATGGCATTTGCCGTGTAACCGGTAAGCTGATCGAGAAAGAACGCCTCAAATCTGTGCCGCACGCTACGCTTAGCATGGAGGCCAAACTGATGCAGTCACATTAGTCGTGCACTTGAAGTACCTCCGTCCTCTCTTAGTTATCTTGTCAGTATTGATAATTGACCAAACCCTCAAGTTTTGGGTGAAGTTGACTTTTGCATATACGGAAAGCATTCGCATCACCAGTTGGTTTTACCTTTATTTTATTGAGAACGAAGGCATGGCTTTTGGCTGGTCACTGGGAGGTGAATGGGGAAAATTACTGCTGAGCCTTTTCAGGCTTGTTGCAGTATTCCTGATAGGCTATTACCTCGTGCGGCTGGTTAAACAAAATGCACATCCCGGGTTTATCACTTCCATTTCCTTCATACTGGCCGGCGCAATCGGGAATATTCTCGATTCCGTATTCTATGGAATGATTTTCTCGGCCAGCACCGTGCAAACCGCAGCCACATTTTTGCCGGCTGCAGGAGGTTATGCCGGATGGCTGCATGGCCGGGTGGTGGACATGCTGTATTTTCCACTGTATGAAGGGTTTATTCCATCATGGATTCCCTATTGGGGCGGTGAATATGTCATCTTCTTCCGACCGATATTTAATATTGCAGATGCCTCCATCACCACCGGCGTATTGCTGATCATTCTTTTTCAGAAACGTTTTTTTAAGCCGAAACCAAAATCAGCAGATGCAGACAAAGTGGCTGAAGAGGAACCTGCCGTAAACTGAATTCACTGAATTGCACTAATTATCTCCCGGCATTCGCTGATAGCATGCAAATGAATTTTTCCTGCTAGTGTATTCATGTTTTAATGTGGATGTCAGGACCGCATCGTTGAATCATCAGGCTGCCAGGCATTTCATTAGTGGTTAAGGTTTAGTTAAAGGCAACGTATGCAGCTTAATGCCGCATCCATGAAGACCTGCTATGCCGTACCTTGGCCTTAATTTAATCCGGCTAAAATAACCTTAGCCGCTTTTCATAGTAATTGTACCTTTGAAATTCATTCACTTCAATCTACTCCATCCCATGAAAAAATTTTACTTACTGGTGTTGACACTCTCTCAATGTATCATCAGTTATGCGCAATTGCCTGAACTTATCTTTGGAAATCCTGCCAACGTTTCTATACTGAACTTCAGCCCTGTCATCAGTGTGGTGCAGTATGGTTCTGGCAGTACTTCACAAAATTTTGATCTGAATACAGATGGTAGCGGCGATATAAGCATCAATATCGAGAGAAAATTATCAGCACTGTATGAATCTGCCTATATCACCTTCCCGAATGCTGCCGCAGAACTGGCACTTAGCAATGCTGATAACCTGACGGTAGTTGCCTTTAAGCCGGGCGATTCTCTCTTTGCTGATCAGTATTCTTATGACTTTGATGAATCTGCTTTTGATGGTGCCGTTTTATATGTAAAAAGCGGATCAAACAGCTATGGCCAGTTTTCCATACCGGCCTTTCGTTACCTGGCATTTCGTATTGCCGCCACCGATACATTATATGGCTGGCTTCGCCTTAGCCGAACAGCTGATTTTAATACCGATAGCCTTGCTTACCGCGTAGATCAACTCGCTTACCAGGGTGAGCTGACCGATATTTTACCTATTCCAACATTGAATGATCTGCAGGTTTATCCAACGGTTACCGATGATGCGGTGATGGTGGAAGGCAGTGATTTTTCAAAATCAGAGGCAAGTCTTTACACGTTAAGCGGTAAATTAATTTATCGTGCTGCGCTTAAACCATCTGATAACATATTGCATCTTGCAGCATATCCCAACGGCATGTACCTGCTTGTGATATCAACTGAAGCGGGACGTCAGGCAGTTAAGCTCGTTAAACAATAACTGTTTCACGCCTGGTGAAAAATTGATAGTTTCGCTTACGTCAGCACTCAAGTGATAAGACAATGTTTCATATGGAATGCGGCAATGGCAATGCTGTTGGTTGTTCAACCGATGTATTCGTCATCGCAGGGTTGTAGTTCAGCTTCCGGCGCCAACTACAAAGGCATCCTTGTTCCCACCAGTTCATTTCAGTCTGTCACGTCCGTCAGCGCCGGCGACTATTGGAAGTTTGACGGTTCAAGCTGTAACAAATATGTATTTTCTTTTTGTCCTGCAGATGGCGGCGTTGTATCCTGGAACACGGAGATGACGGTGGATGATAATACAGGCGCCGCAAACACCGGCGGTTACAATGATGATTATTGTTCGGTAAAGTCGTATTTAGAATGGATGCCTTCGGCCAATTCAACTTACAGGATCTTCATCACGAAAACCGGTTGTTCCAACAGCAGCGCGTCTACCGGTACGCTGATGTACAAAATGATACCGCAGAATACAATCACTTCAGAATATGCACTGGTTGGAACCGCTACCGCTCCTTCCGGATGTGCAACGCTTACTGCAGATGCCACCGGCAATATCGGATGTGCGTGGGATGTTAATTCAACACTCGATTTTAATAGTGCTTTCAGCTATGATTTTACTGTAAACCTTGGTTCATCCGATGACGGTGCAGATGGATTGGCTTTCGTTATGCAGCATGATCCGCTGGGGCTATGCGCCTGCGGTTCTTCCGGTGGAGGAATGGGTGCCGGAGGAATTACAAACAGTGTGATTGTTGAACTGGATACATACCTCAACTATGAGGACCGTGATGATGGATTGCCCGGCGTAGTTTGCTCCGGTGGCTCCACGCCGGATCACATTGATCTTTGGCTGAATGGCAATGTTAATCCCACGGGTGTTTGTGGCAGTACAGCAGGCGCACGCATCATTCCTTCGGCAGTGGCACTGATGAACGGTGCTACAGCTTATAACATTGAAAACGGCCTCGATCATACATTGCGCATCAGCTGGGTTCCGTCGGGGGCTACGGGTACGCTCACCGTCAGCGTAATGAACAGCAGTGCCACCACCACTTACGCCACCTTTTCTTACGCCTTCAACCCGTTAACGGTTTTTGGAACACAAACGCCGTATTTTGGATTTACCGCATCAACAGGTGCCTTAAGTAACCTGCAGTCTGCCTGCCTGTCGCCACTTTTGTTGCCGGTGGATCTGGCATCGTTCACTGCTGATTGCACGAATGAAAATGAAGTGGTGCTGCAATGGCAAACACTTTCTGAAATCAATAATGAATATTTTATTATTGAACGATCAGAAGACGGAATCCATTTCCTGGAAGTCATGAAGTTGCCGGGTGCAGGTACCTCTGCCACAGTACAACATTATAACTGGACCGATAACAATCCTGTGCCGGGCCGTGCCTATTACCGGTTGGTACAGCTTGCGGCCAACGGGAGTAAAATTTACTCACCGGCCGTTAGCACTTCCTGCGAACAGACTGCTGCTTCTTCCATGATCGCTTACACTGACGGCAATGGTTACCTGATGATAAACATGCAAGGACAACCCGTTACGGAAGGAACTGTCCGGTTGATTGATATCAATGGAAAAGTAATGATCAGCCAATCCTTCAACAATAACGGAGCGACCGATGAGACACCAATCAGGATCAATACCGGAAAGTTGCCGGCAGGCATATACCTGGTGGCATTGACAGGTAACCGTGAATTTTATGCTCATTCGGTGCAGGTAATATATTGATCATACTTTACAGTGCCGCTCCGGCACATCCATGTCGTTACACATCACGTAAGTTTTCAAAACAGATGACTGATGCATGAATACACTTTTGTTACTGTGTGGAAACTGAAGCATACATCGTTGGCAGAAGCCTGGAATACGATAAAGGCTGTTGAAGAATGGCCGCAATGGTGGAAAGGTGTCATCAGCGTTACCACGATAAAAGAGGGTGATGCGGACTGTATCGGTAAAGTTTCCCGGTTTATTTTTAAATCTGTTTTACCCTACCGGCTGGTTTTTCAGTTGGAGCTGATACGGCTGCAACATCACCACTTTATGATTGGCCAGGCCAGTGGTGAACTGGAAGGAACGGGTACCTGGACTTTTGATATGGACCAGGATGTCGTCCGTATTCAATACAACTGGAATGTAAAAACTACCCGTGCCTGGATGAATGTGCTCGCGCCCATACTGAAGCCGGCCTTTAAATGGAACCATGATGTTGTCATGAGGCGCGGATGGAAAGGCCTTGCGAAAAAACTGCATGCCACCATGGTGAATGATGATGCACATTGATGATTGCAAAGCTATTGCGGTGCAACAGAAAACAACAGTGAAGACAGGGATTTTATGGTTGCAAAGTACATGCTGAATGTTCGTTAACTTAGGTGCATGAAACGACACGCTGTATTAGCCGGCCTTTCGCGTGATCATCATAAGGCATTGATTATCGCGCAAAGCATGAAAATAGGAGCGCCGGTATTTCGCGGGCTTCCCGTATTACTGCAGGCAAAACGGCAATACATGATGGAATTTGTCAAAGAAGAGCTTCGGGGACATTTTCAGGAAGAAGAATCGGTATTGTTTCCGTTTGTGAAGGAAAGCGCACCGGAGATGAATACGTTGATTGATGAACTGATAGCGGATCACCGCGCGATGGAAATCATATTGCACCATGTTGAAACGGAGAGTGATGTTGCATCATACCTTGATGAAATGGGCAGGCTGCTGGAAACACATATCCGGAAAGAAGAACGGATTCTATTTCAGCAAATACAGGATAAACTGACAGCCTTGCAGTTTCACGAACTCGAAGAACGGCTTAAGAAAAACTAATGCGCTGATTGCTATGCTGCCGCAGGATATTCGTCAGCGAAATCCTCCCATAATTACACTGTGCCGTTATGCTGCCCATAACAGTATCTGTTGCAGTTAATACAGATACTACCGCAAAATTTATCGCCTCTTTTCTCCTCCATGCGAAAGTTTTGAAATAATCTTCCTTTACCTATATTAACAGAAGCAAATCATAACGCGCTGCTTATGTATAAAAGCCTTACGCTTACTTTATTCATCATTCTGCTGGTACAACATGCGTTCGCGCAAACGGTGCGCGGCATAGTTAAGGATGCGCAGACCGGAGAAGCACTAATTGGAGCCAATGTAGTGGTGAAAGGTACTACCATTGGTGCTGTTACAGATGAAGACGGCAAATTTTCGCTGGACATTGCGCAGTCATTTCCTGTAGCGCTGATTATTTCCTATCTCGGATACCTGAATAGTGAGGTAACAGTGAGAGACGGCAACAATACCATCACGATTAAATTAAACGCCGACAAGGTGATATTGAATGAGGTGCAGGTCACGGGCAGCCGCCTTTCTGAAAAGCAAAAGGAATCTCCACTTACTATAGAATCAATGGATCAGCTGGCAATAAGGCAAACACCAGCATTTAACTTTTATGAAGGGCTCGGGCAGTTGAAAGGAGTGGATGTTACCTCGGCAAGTTTAGGATTTAAAATCATCAATACACGCGGATTCAATTCCACTTCACCAGTACGCTCGCTGCAGATTATTGATGGCGTGGATAATCAGGCGCCCGGCCTCAGCTTTTCACTGGGAAATTTCTTAGGCGCACCGGATCTCGATGTGTTGAAAGTGGATCTTGTCGTTGGTGCCAGTTCTGCTTTTTACGGACCCAATGCATTCAATGGTGTGATCAGCATGACGACGAAAGACCCGTTTCAGACACCGGGATTTTCCGTCTCACTTAAAGGAGGTGAGCGCAGCTTGTTTGAAGGTGCGCTGCGTTGGGACCAGGTGATCAGGAATAAAATTGGCATAGAAAAATTCGCCTATAAGATCAATGCGTTTATGCTGCGTGCCAACGACTGGGAAGCAACCAATCTCGATCCCGTATTTGAAACACTGGACGATCAGCATAATCCGGGCGGATATGATGCCGTGAACCGCTATGGTGACGAATTCTATTTTGCACATGATTACTCGAAGAGTATAGCGGCATATCCGGGGCTGGGAAGATTTTACCGTACAGGTTATCTCGAAACAGACATGGTGGATTACGACACCCGCAATTATAAATTGACAGGCGCATTTCATTACCGGCTGCGGAAAGACCTGCAGCTCATTTATGCCACCAACTTCGGTTCAGGCACCACGGTTTACCAGGGCGACAACCGCTATTCACTGAAAGATATTTTGTTCTTTCAAAACAGGATTGAACTGCAGCAGAAGGATAAATTTTTTATCAGGGCTTATGCTACGAATGAAAATGCCGGAAAATCCTATGATGCGTATTTCACGGCGCTCTTGCTGGAACGCGGCGCAAAAGGAGATGTGGACTGGGGCACAGATTATTTTACCAATTACTCCACGCAGGCAGTGCCTGTGATCAGGAATCTGCCCGGCTACCCGACCTATGTGTTTGATCCGGATAACCCGAACGGATACCAGGATTATGTTGACAGCATCAGCAGCCTGCTGACCAATTATGTACCGCTCATTGATTCGCTGCATAACAATGCGGAGAATTATGCGAATAACGAAAGTATCAGTCCCGGGCAGCACGCATTCTATGTTCCCGGCACAGCAGCCTTTGATTCTGCATTCAACTATATCATTTCACATGAATCATATGCTGAAGGCGGATCTCGGTTTTTTGATAAGTCGGCGCTATATCATGTGCATGGCGAATATAAATTCACGCCACGTTTCATGGATGTAACCATTGGTGCAAACTACAGGATGTACCGGCCAAATTCACATGGAACAATTTTCAGTGATACGGCCGGCGTTAAAATCACCAATTCGGAATATGGCATCTATGCCGGCATTGAAAAAAAATTTCTTGACAGCCTGCTGAAGGTCAACGCAACGCTGCGCATGGACAAGAATGAGAATTACGACGCGCTTTTTTCACCTGCCGTTTCTGCCGTGTATACGCTGAATAAAAGTGTATTCAGGGCATCTTTCTCCTCAGCTATCCGCAACCCCACCCTGGCTGATCAATACCTTTACTATAATGTGGGCCGGGCCATCCTGGTGGGAAATCTGAACGGTTTTGATTCGCTGGTTACCACTGAATCGTTGCTGGATTACATCAATACGCAGAAATATGATACCCTTGAATTTTTTAACATCAATCCCATCCGGCCCGAGCAGGTAAAGAGCATTGAAGTGGGTTATCGCGCATCACTGTTTCAGCACCTGTATATTGACATGAGTTACTATTACAGCTGGTACCGTTATTTTATCGGTTACAAGTTGGGTGCTGTGATTGATTACAACGAAATCTTCAATCGCCTGAATGGTTTCCAGGTTTATCGGGTGGCGGCTAATACCGATGACCGGGTAACCACCACCGGCTTCTCTGTTGGGCTGAATTATTATTTCAGAGAATCCTATTCCATCAATGGTAATTATTCCTATAACAAACTGAACCGGCAGGGTTCCACTGATCCTATTATTCCTGCCTTCAATACGCCGGAAAATAAATTTAACATTGGCATCAGCGGCCGCGATATTGCCACTCAAATCGGCCTGTTTCACCAACTCTGGGATAAGCTGCCGGTTATACCACTCAATAATTACGGATTCAGCATCAACTACAAATGGGTGGAAGGATTTCTGTATGAAGGCTCCCCTCAGTTTACGGGAGAAGTGCCGACCTATGGTAAGGTTGACGTGCAGGTGAATAAGGAAATTCCCAAGATTTACCTGAACATTAAAGTGGGTGCTTCCAACCTGCTCAATAATAAAAAGTTTGAAGTGTATGGCGGCCCGTATGTGGGGCGTATGGCCTATGTTCAGCTGTTATTTGATTTTGCAAAACTGCGTTGATTACATAGCAGCAATCGTCATAATGCTCCGTCTGAGCAATCGCTGATGGAAAAGATGCTGATCGTGAAGTTATGTTGATGGACATTCGTGCCCGCTAAGCAAATAAGGCAACAAGGTTATTTCGTGCAGGGCAAAAAAAAATCCGCACGAAAACTTTCGTGCGGATTTGCTGATATGTTGAACAGCGCCTGCTGTTGGTGTTATTTCACGGAAGCCACAATGGCCTTGAATGCAGCCATATCATTCATAGCCAGGTCGGCAAGGCTTTTTCGGTTGAGCATCACATTGGCATTCTTCAGCTTTGAAATGAATACCGAATAGCTCATTCCTTCTGTACGGATAGCGGCATTAATACGGGCGATCCAAAGTGCCCTGTAATCACGCTTTTTCTGCTTCCTGCCCTGGTAGGCATATACCATTGATTTTTCAACGGCATTCTTGGCTACAGAAGTTACATTTTTCCGTTTACCGAAATATCCTTTTGCCTGTGAAAACATCCGCTTGCGGCGGGCGCGGGAGGCAACACTATTTACTGAACGTGGCATGTTTCAAAAATTTAAAAAGTCAGATTAGGAGCATTTTCTTCACATTGGCCATATTGGTGGAATCAACCAGGCCGGATTTTCCGAGCTGCTTTTTCCTGTCATGAGCCTTCTTGGTGAGAATATGGCGCTTGTAGGCTTTTTTTCTTTTCACTTTTCCGGTGCCGGTGAGCTTGAAACGCTTCTTGGCACTCGAATTTGTCTTCATTTTAGGCATTGCTGCAAAATTAGGGACGGCAAAGATAGTAATATTCTCTTCACAAGGAATAAATCAGCAAATATTCCTTCGGATGGAATTTTCCGCTGCAACTGCCCTCCTTACGTTCGGGAAGATTATTTTCCTTTTTGCGACTTGGGATTGATGAGGATTGACATGCGGTTACCTTCCAGTTTCGGTAATTGTTCCAGTGTGCCTACTTCTGTAAGACGTTCCACAAACTTAAGTAGCAGCAGTTCGCCACGTTCCTTGAACAGGATATTCCTGCCGCGAAACTGCACATAGGCCTTTACTTTGGCGCCTTCCTGTAAAAAACGCTCGGCATGTCTTGTTTTGAATTCAAAATCATGCTCATCTGTATTGGACGTGAAACGGATTTCTTTCAAAACACTTTTTACCGCTTTCGCCTTCATCTCCTTCTCTTTCCGCTTTTTGTCGTAGAGGAATTTGTTGTAGTCGATAATACGGCACACCGGCGGATTGGCGGTGGCGGCAATTTCCACGAGGTCGAGGCCTTGTTCTTCGGCCATACTTAACGCTTCCCTGGAGGTGAATACGCCGTTGGGAACATTGTCTCCCACCAATCGAACCTGTGGGGCGTGCACAAGGCGGTTAATACGGTGTTCGAGTTCCCTGGGTTTTCTACGGTCTAATGCCAATCGATTAATGTTTTCGTTAAAAAATGATGAATAAACTAATGATACGCAACGAAGGTAGTAAGTTCCAAATTACTATACATAGTTGCATTGAATTCTTTGAGTACGACCGGCATTTTCATTTCAAAAAAAGCAGAACGCAGCGGCTTGCCGTACAATCAGATGATAGTTTTTGGGGGGTGTTCATCCAATGGCAGATTCCTTCAATACAAGCTCGATGAATGAATCAATGGACATCTGTCCTTTATCGCCTTCACCATGCCTTCTCACGCTGACCTTGCCTTCCTGCTCTTCCTTATCGCCGATCACGAGCATGTATGGAATCTTTTTCATTTCCGCATCCCTTATTTTTTTGCCGATCTTTTCACTTCGCGCATCTGTCTCCAGCCGGATGTGTTGTTTCCTGAAAATTGATTCCAGTCTTTTTGCATACTCGAGGTGACGGTCGCTTATGGGTAAGATGGCCACCTGCCGTGGTGCCAGCCACACAGGGAAGTTGCCGGCATAATGTTCAATCAGAAAACCGATAAACCGCTCATGGGTTCCAAGCGGTGCGCGGTGAATAACAAGCGGGGTTTCATCCTGGTTGTTTTTATTCTTGAAGGTCAGGCCGAACCGCAGTGGCTGGCCAAAATCAACCTGGTTGGTAGCCAGCGTAAATTCACG
Proteins encoded:
- a CDS encoding TraR/DksA family transcriptional regulator, with translation MRTRYSDDELEEFRLLILDKLDAAKKELKYLQDQINRKDDNGTDDTENKFASADDGSSSMEREYLNQMAARQIMYLDHLDKALVRIQNKTYGICRVTGKLIEKERLKSVPHATLSMEAKLMQSH
- a CDS encoding lipoprotein signal peptidase: MHLKYLRPLLVILSVLIIDQTLKFWVKLTFAYTESIRITSWFYLYFIENEGMAFGWSLGGEWGKLLLSLFRLVAVFLIGYYLVRLVKQNAHPGFITSISFILAGAIGNILDSVFYGMIFSASTVQTAATFLPAAGGYAGWLHGRVVDMLYFPLYEGFIPSWIPYWGGEYVIFFRPIFNIADASITTGVLLIILFQKRFFKPKPKSADADKVAEEEPAVN
- a CDS encoding T9SS type A sorting domain-containing protein; this translates as MKKFYLLVLTLSQCIISYAQLPELIFGNPANVSILNFSPVISVVQYGSGSTSQNFDLNTDGSGDISINIERKLSALYESAYITFPNAAAELALSNADNLTVVAFKPGDSLFADQYSYDFDESAFDGAVLYVKSGSNSYGQFSIPAFRYLAFRIAATDTLYGWLRLSRTADFNTDSLAYRVDQLAYQGELTDILPIPTLNDLQVYPTVTDDAVMVEGSDFSKSEASLYTLSGKLIYRAALKPSDNILHLAAYPNGMYLLVISTEAGRQAVKLVKQ
- a CDS encoding SRPBCC family protein, with translation MHEYTFVTVWKLKHTSLAEAWNTIKAVEEWPQWWKGVISVTTIKEGDADCIGKVSRFIFKSVLPYRLVFQLELIRLQHHHFMIGQASGELEGTGTWTFDMDQDVVRIQYNWNVKTTRAWMNVLAPILKPAFKWNHDVVMRRGWKGLAKKLHATMVNDDAH
- a CDS encoding hemerythrin domain-containing protein, whose protein sequence is MKRHAVLAGLSRDHHKALIIAQSMKIGAPVFRGLPVLLQAKRQYMMEFVKEELRGHFQEEESVLFPFVKESAPEMNTLIDELIADHRAMEIILHHVETESDVASYLDEMGRLLETHIRKEERILFQQIQDKLTALQFHELEERLKKN
- a CDS encoding carboxypeptidase-like regulatory domain-containing protein — its product is MYKSLTLTLFIILLVQHAFAQTVRGIVKDAQTGEALIGANVVVKGTTIGAVTDEDGKFSLDIAQSFPVALIISYLGYLNSEVTVRDGNNTITIKLNADKVILNEVQVTGSRLSEKQKESPLTIESMDQLAIRQTPAFNFYEGLGQLKGVDVTSASLGFKIINTRGFNSTSPVRSLQIIDGVDNQAPGLSFSLGNFLGAPDLDVLKVDLVVGASSAFYGPNAFNGVISMTTKDPFQTPGFSVSLKGGERSLFEGALRWDQVIRNKIGIEKFAYKINAFMLRANDWEATNLDPVFETLDDQHNPGGYDAVNRYGDEFYFAHDYSKSIAAYPGLGRFYRTGYLETDMVDYDTRNYKLTGAFHYRLRKDLQLIYATNFGSGTTVYQGDNRYSLKDILFFQNRIELQQKDKFFIRAYATNENAGKSYDAYFTALLLERGAKGDVDWGTDYFTNYSTQAVPVIRNLPGYPTYVFDPDNPNGYQDYVDSISSLLTNYVPLIDSLHNNAENYANNESISPGQHAFYVPGTAAFDSAFNYIISHESYAEGGSRFFDKSALYHVHGEYKFTPRFMDVTIGANYRMYRPNSHGTIFSDTAGVKITNSEYGIYAGIEKKFLDSLLKVNATLRMDKNENYDALFSPAVSAVYTLNKSVFRASFSSAIRNPTLADQYLYYNVGRAILVGNLNGFDSLVTTESLLDYINTQKYDTLEFFNINPIRPEQVKSIEVGYRASLFQHLYIDMSYYYSWYRYFIGYKLGAVIDYNEIFNRLNGFQVYRVAANTDDRVTTTGFSVGLNYYFRESYSINGNYSYNKLNRQGSTDPIIPAFNTPENKFNIGISGRDIATQIGLFHQLWDKLPVIPLNNYGFSINYKWVEGFLYEGSPQFTGEVPTYGKVDVQVNKEIPKIYLNIKVGASNLLNNKKFEVYGGPYVGRMAYVQLLFDFAKLR
- the rplT gene encoding 50S ribosomal protein L20, with product MPRSVNSVASRARRKRMFSQAKGYFGKRKNVTSVAKNAVEKSMVYAYQGRKQKKRDYRALWIARINAAIRTEGMSYSVFISKLKNANVMLNRKSLADLAMNDMAAFKAIVASVK
- the rpmI gene encoding 50S ribosomal protein L35 yields the protein MPKMKTNSSAKKRFKLTGTGKVKRKKAYKRHILTKKAHDRKKQLGKSGLVDSTNMANVKKMLLI
- the infC gene encoding translation initiation factor IF-3 translates to MNRLALDRRKPRELEHRINRLVHAPQVRLVGDNVPNGVFTSREALSMAEEQGLDLVEIAATANPPVCRIIDYNKFLYDKKRKEKEMKAKAVKSVLKEIRFTSNTDEHDFEFKTRHAERFLQEGAKVKAYVQFRGRNILFKERGELLLLKFVERLTEVGTLEQLPKLEGNRMSILINPKSQKGK